The Gloeocapsa sp. PCC 73106 genomic sequence TGGTCCTAATCCTCAAGCAATCGCAGAAATGCTCAAAATAATAGGGTTTTCTAGTTTAGAACACCTGATTGACAAGACGATTCCCGCAGACATTAGACTTAATCATCAACTCAATCTTCCTCCCGCTCAAAGTGAAGCGGTAGCTTTAGCAGGATTAAAAGAAATCGCTAGTAAAAATCAAGTTTTTCGCTCTTTCATTGGTCAGGGCTATTATAACTGTTACACTCCTGCGGTGATACAGCGTAATATTTTAGAGAATCCCGGTTGGTATACAGCTTATACACCCTATCAAGCGGAAATTGCTCAAGGAAGATTAGAAGCTTTACTTAATTTTCAAACTATGATTATTGAATTAACTGGTTTAGAAATAGCTAACGCTTCTTTACTAGATGAGGGTACTGCAGCTGCTGAAGCGATGAGTATGAGCTATGGTTTATCCAAGAGCAAAGCTAATGCGTTTTTTGTTTCTCAAACCTGTCATCCCCAAACCATTGCAGTCTTGAAAACGCGAGCTAATCCTCTGGGAATAGAAATTATCGTGGGAGATCATGAAAAGTTTGATTTCGACAAACCAATATTTGGTGCGATAGTACAATATCCAGCTAGTGATGGCAGTATTTACGATTATCGAGAATTTATTAAACGAGCTCATGAGGTAAAAGCCTTAGTAACGGTAGCTGCTGATCCATTAAGCTTGACTTTACTAACTCCTCCCGGTGAATTAGGAGCTGATATCGCGGTAGGGAGCACGCAACGTTTTGGTGTACCTTTGGGTTATGGAGGACCTCACGCGGCTTATTTAGCTACGAAAGCAGCTTATCAAAGAAGTATCCCTGGGCGAATTGTGGGAGTATCTCGAGACGCTAAAGGTAAAAAAGCTTTACGCTTAGCTTTACAAACCAGAGAGCAACATATCCGCAGAGATAAAGCCACTAGCAATATCTGTACGGCTCAAGTTTTGCTGGCGGTTATGGCTTCAATGTATGCAGTTTATCACGGTCCGGAAGGGATTAAAGCGATCGCCCAACGCGTACACAAATTAACCGTAATGTTAGCATCGGGATTAAAACTGCTCGGGTATGAACTTGCTTCTGATTCATTCTTTGATACTCTAACTGTACATACTCCTAATGCTCATGAGATTATTAGCAGCGCCGAAGCACGTCAAATCAACCTACGCTACGTTACGGAAAATAAATTGGGTATAAGTCTGGATGAAACGACAACAACGGCGCATTTAGAAGAGTTGTTACTGATTTTTGCTCAAGGAGCAGAGTTACCCTTTGATTTAAGGGAAATAGATGCGATCGCTCACTCAAAATTCTCCCCAGTTTTAAAACGTACTACCACTTATTTAACGGATCCGGTTTTTAACAGTTATCATTCAGAAACAGAGTTATTACGTTATCTCCACCGACTGGAAACGAGGGATTTATCTCTAACTACCTCAATTATTCCCTTAGGATCTTGTACGATGAAGCTCAACGCAACTGCAGAAATGATCCCCGTAACTTGGGCAGAATTTGGTCAAATTCATCCTTTTGCGCCCAGATCTCAAACACGGGGTTATAACATCCTGTTTGAGCAAT encodes the following:
- the gcvP gene encoding aminomethyl-transferring glycine dehydrogenase; protein product: MVNLDLRENTFVDKNSDVRLLSSEEDQSFARRHIGPNPQAIAEMLKIIGFSSLEHLIDKTIPADIRLNHQLNLPPAQSEAVALAGLKEIASKNQVFRSFIGQGYYNCYTPAVIQRNILENPGWYTAYTPYQAEIAQGRLEALLNFQTMIIELTGLEIANASLLDEGTAAAEAMSMSYGLSKSKANAFFVSQTCHPQTIAVLKTRANPLGIEIIVGDHEKFDFDKPIFGAIVQYPASDGSIYDYREFIKRAHEVKALVTVAADPLSLTLLTPPGELGADIAVGSTQRFGVPLGYGGPHAAYLATKAAYQRSIPGRIVGVSRDAKGKKALRLALQTREQHIRRDKATSNICTAQVLLAVMASMYAVYHGPEGIKAIAQRVHKLTVMLASGLKLLGYELASDSFFDTLTVHTPNAHEIISSAEARQINLRYVTENKLGISLDETTTTAHLEELLLIFAQGAELPFDLREIDAIAHSKFSPVLKRTTTYLTDPVFNSYHSETELLRYLHRLETRDLSLTTSIIPLGSCTMKLNATAEMIPVTWAEFGQIHPFAPRSQTRGYNILFEQLESWLAEITGFAAVSLQPNAGSQGEYAGLQVIRQYHLSRGEHQRQVCLIPESAHGTNPASAVMCGMKVIPIKCDRQGNIDVIDLEQKAAQYSRELAALMVTYPSTHGVFEEEIKTICETIHNHGGQVYLDGANMNAQVGLCRPGDFGADVCHLNLHKTFCIPHGGGGPGVGPICVASHLARFLPDPLLTHDSTNSESIGAIAAAPWGSASILTISWMYIAMMGSAGLTQATKVAILNANYMAHRLLDYYPILFTGKSGLVAHECIIDLRQLKKSADIEVNDIAKRLMDYGFHAPTVSWPVAGTVMIEPTESESKEELDRFCDAMISIRQEIAAIESGQVDPENNLLKNAPHTAESLLTSVWDHPYSREDAAYPAPWTKEYKYWPFVSRIDNAYGDRNLVCSCQGMEAYSD